A portion of the Poecilia reticulata strain Guanapo linkage group LG23, Guppy_female_1.0+MT, whole genome shotgun sequence genome contains these proteins:
- the rpap3 gene encoding RNA polymerase II-associated protein 3, whose protein sequence is MSGGDKAVELQLQIRQNAEDLHSFMRELDNWEADIKRKDEELKTGRVQELQKTLPPVRNKGYRSKMREKRRKQAPAADGDTKAEEPRPASKLKSCDYRSWDKFDVDKALAEMDKEAESNESDSEEVDKDRALAEKENGNKLFKEGKYDEAIECYTRGMAADPYNPVLPTNRATSFFRLKKYAVAESDCNLAVALDNSYYKAYARRGAARFALQKHQLALEDYQTVLRLDPGNAEAQSEVKKLQEILAQVDVRGPAVQPAEAATAADPDQQRQLEEQQRKQEAVMQKDRGNAYFKEGKYEAAIECYSRGMEADAMNVLLPANRAMAFLKLDRYKEAEEDCTAAISLDDTYSKAFARRGTARLALGKLQEAKEDFRRLLQLEPGNKQALNELQKLQTDPGCSGALQAEDGAQRRTVQPVDKPQHLRSTKPLRRIDIQEISGKLAPPRQEALPPLIQEVERKSDSPLSSSPSAKIIKMEEAAETQRHDRVPASRDASQSVQEESTDAAEAPSSDVPPAPSSSFQLEADLRKLSKQPEAVYRYLRQISPSAYGQIFQNSLEPDLLNQVLRTLRDFFIGNEPPTSILETLSGLAGVRRFDMAVMFMTPQEKKVLKELFDFLLQAQLDQPTVSDLKKKYGV, encoded by the exons ATGTCCGGAGGGGACAAGGCCGTGGAGTTACAGCTGCAGATACGGCAGAATGCGGAGGATCTTCACAGCTTCATGAGGGAGCTGGACAACTGGGAGGCAGACATCAAGAGGAAGGATGAGGAGCTGAAGACTGGACGAGTCCAGGAGCTCCAG AAAACCCTTCCACCTGTGCGTAACAAGGGCTACAGGTCAAAGAtgagggagaagaggaggaaacagGCGCCTGCTGCTGACGGCGACACGAAGGCAGAGGAGCCCAGACCAGCTTCCAAACTCAAATCCTGTGATTATCGATCGTGGGACAAGTTCGACGTG GATAAAGCTCTGGCAGAAATGGACAAGGAGGCCGAGTCCAACGAGTCCGACTCTGAGGAGGTGGACAAGGACAGAGCTCTGGCTGAGAAGGAGAAC GGTAACAAGTTGTTTAAAGAGGGGAAGTATGACGAGGCCATAGAGTGTTACACCAGAGGGATGGCTGCTGATCCATACAACCCTGTGCTTCCCACCAACAGAGCCACGTCCTTCTTCAGACTTAAGAA GTATGCTGTGGCCGAGTCGGACTGCAACCTGGCCGTTGCCCTTGACAACAGCTACTATAAGGCGTATGCTAGGAGAGGAGCAGCTCGGTTTGCCCTGCAGAAACACCAGCTGGCTCTGGAAG ATTACCAGACGGTCCTCCGGCTGGACCCAGGAAACGCCGAAGCCCAGAGCGAAGTGAAGAAACTCCAGGAG ATCCTCGCTCAGGTGGACGTCCGGGGTCCGGCCGTCCAGCCCGCCGAGGCCGCCACCGCCGCTGACCCCGACCAGCAGCGACAGCTggaagagcagcagaggaaacaggaagctgtgATGCAGAAGGACAGA GGAAACGCTTACTTCAAAGAAGGGAAGTATGAGGCAGCCATAGAATGCTACAGCAGAGGAATGGAGGCAGACGCCATGAACGTCCTCCTGCCTGCCAACAGAGCCATGGCCTTCCTCAAGTTGGACAG GTATAAAGAAGCAGAGGAGGACTGTACAGCAGCCATTTCTCTGGATGACACTTACTCCAAGGCCTTCGCCCGCCGTGGCACAGCCAGACTGGCCCTGGGGAAACTGCAGGAGGCCAAGGAAG atttCCGGCGGTTGCTCCAGCTGGAGCCCGGGAACAAGCAGGCCCTGAATgagctgcagaagctgcagaCG GATCCAGGCTGCAGCGGCGCTCTGCAGGCTGAGGACGGCGCCCAGAGGAGGACGGTCCAACCCGTGGACAAACCACAACATCTGCGCTCAACC AAACCTCTGAGGCGAATTGACATCCAGGAGATCAGCGGGAAGCTGGCACCGCCCAGGCAGGAAGCTCTTCCTCCATTAATCCAGGAAGTGGAGAGGAAGAGTGACTCGCCGCTGTCTTCATCGCCCAGCGCCAAGATCATCAAAAtggaggaagcagcagaaacacagagacatgACAG AGTTCCTGCCAGCAGAGACGCCAGCCAATCAGTTCAGGAGGAATCCACAGACGCAGCTGAAGCACCAAGTTCAGACGTTCCTCCTGctcccagcagcagcttccagctGGAGGCGGACCTCCGGAAGCTCAGCAAGCAGCCGGAGGCGGTTTACAGATACCTCAGG CAAATCAGTCCCTCAGCGTACGGCCAGATCTTCCAGAACTCTCTGGAGCCGGACCTGCTCAACCAGGTCCTCAGAACCCTGCGCGATTTCTTCATAGG GAATGAACCTCCGACCTCCATCTTGGAGACCCTCAGCGGTCTGGCGGGCGTGAGGCGCTTCGACATGGCCGTCATGTTCATGACGCCGCAGGAGAAGAAAG TGCTGAAGGAGCTGTTTGACTTTCTGCTCCAAGCCCAGCTGGACCAGCCCACCGTTTCAGACCTGAAGAAGAAGTACGGAGTATGA
- the atp23 gene encoding mitochondrial inner membrane protease ATP23 homolog — protein sequence MDQNKQDEEYGYDLFPERKARKPKHITIRDSLFTSRNKCQVMLTFAMEISPYAKLLLNAMKNSGCKVYKDRHFSCEDCDGTVSGGFDAATSQIVLCQNNIHQQAHMNRVVTHELIHAFDHCRAHVDWFNNFRHLACSEIRAANLSGDCSFTNEVSRFNFGLKEHHQQCVRDRAVRSILAVRKVSQEEAQKIVDEVFDSCFKDHAPFGRIPHGNKDATFAYREYVNRDRYYANL from the exons ATGGATCAGAACAAGCAAGACGAGGAATATGGATATGACCTCTTCCCGGAGAGAAAAGCGAGGAAACCCAAGCACATCACAATCAGAGACAGCCTGTTCACATCCAGAAACAAGTGTCAGGTCATGTTAACGTTCGCCATGGAAATTA GTCCATATGCCAAACTCCTGCTCAATGCCATGAAGAACTCCGGCTG CAAAGTGTATAAAGACAGACATTTCTCCTGCGAGGACTGCGATGGGACGGTCAGCGGTGGCTTTGACGCTGCCACCTCTCAG ATTGTTTTGTGTCAGAACAACATCCACCAGCAGGCTCACATGAACCGAGTGGTCACCCATGAGCTCATCCACGCGTTCGACCACTGCCGGGCCCACGTGGACTGGTTCAACAACTTCAGACATCTAGCTTGTTCTGAG ATTCGAGCAGCGAACCTCAGTGGGGATTGCTCCTTCACCAATGAAGTTTCCAGATTCAACTTCGGCCTAAAGGAACATCACCAG CAGTGTGTCCGGGATCGCGCCGTACGCTCCATCCTGGCTGTGCGAAAAGTCAGCCAAGAGGAGGCACAAAAGATCGTCGACGAGGTCTTCGATTCGTGCTTCAAGGATCACGCCCCTTTCGGACGGATCCCACACGGCAATAAGGACGCCACGTTCGCCTACAGGGAATACGTGAACAGGGATCGGTACTACGCCAACCTTTAG